AAGAAGGAGGTATTAGCATCCCCCTGTATCATCCATTTTTCTCCACTTCTCCTTTGCCAGTAAATTTCCTCCTCTAAATAGATTTGAGTGAGCTCCTCTTCCAACTTGTACCTCTGTTCCCATAAATCAGTAGATATTGGTCCTCTACCAGCTTCTTCGTCTATCTCTTTTAACTTTAGCTTCAAACTCTCTTTCCTAGTCTTGATGTCAGATTCATGGTTTTTACCCCAACCTCTCATCAATCTTCTCAAAATGGTTCCTTGACAACTCCAATGGTCTAGTATCTTGTGTTTCTTCCTCACAGGCCATTTTTTAATCAGCCACTCTCTAAAACCTGGCTGCTCTAACCAGGCTTTCTCAAACCTAAAGCCCTTCCTTGTCCCTGCCCCCAACTGGTTAGTGAGTTCAACCATAATAGGATTATGGTCCAAGCCAACTCTCAACAAACTCCTGACTAAAGTGAGGGGGTAGAGATTCTCCCAGTTATCACATACAAGAATTCTGTCCAGGACCTCTCTCACAAGGTTTTTTTTGTATGTTTGTCCAGGTGTATTTACTTCCCAGTCTATGCACCTCTCTAAGTTCCTGGTTTGTGATAGTCATTGAATCTCTCCATCCATCTTCTATTGACCTGACCACTGTTTCCTTAGCACATCTTATCATATTAAAATCCCCACCCAGCAAGACATGATGACTTTGATCAGCAATCTTTTTTTCAAGTTCCAACAAAAATCTTTCCTTATTATCTCCTTGCACTGGTCCATAAACATTAATCACCACCCATCTCTTCTAATCCCTTCTTATTTTCAGTTCCATACTTAGAAAAAACTCTCCAACATCCATTTCTCCTGCTTCAAAAATCTCCAAGTTGACCCCTAGAAGCAGACCACCTGAGTGGCCATCAGCAGGTTTTGTCAACCATTGGAAATCCATGCCGCCACACAATGTTTCTAACTCATACATAGTGAAATTTTCTCTAATTGTTTCTTGTCCTCCCACAATCTCTATTTTGTTTTGATAAATCACCTCTTCTAATTGCCTCCTTCTCTCTTGATTTCCCAAACCTTTCACATCCAAAATAAAACTCTCATCAGGAAATATGAGGAGTGGGAACTGCACGACTCTTTGGCTCAAAGTCTTCCTCTACCCAAACAAGGAGGGCAAGACATCCCTCAATCTCAATCTCTTCAGGCAACCTCTCAACGGGATCCTACTTAGTCAACCTCTCCTTAGCTAAACAGATCAATGATTGGGCTAACTCTTTAGCTTTCAGTGTCTCAATGTTATCTAAAATTTTAGAATCATTTTGACCTAGCATAACACCAGAATCTACAGCAATATTTGCAAGAATAGAATTATCAACAAAATTAAAGAttgcaaatttatttttatctgaGATATCATTCTTCGCCTGTGTCCTCTTCTGAGCCTTCATAGATATCGACACCGCATCTCTAATGATCCTCTTGCTATGCCTCTTGGGAATCACTACCTCTTCCAGTTTCCtgcttttcttcttccttcctgaAGGTATGAAACATTCATCAAGGTCTGGTGTGTCTATCTCTTCTCCAGTAATCACCTCCAGCTGCTTAAGGTCAATATCCATCTAAGTCTGCAAGGAGACTCGATGCTCCCAGTTACTCAACCCCTCATCCTCGAGGCCAACATCAGCCACCAAAGATATCatattctcattcttcttttcctCATTTCCCTCTAGGACCTTAGGTTTCACCTCTTCACCTTTCAACTGTGCGTCTGGCATAGCCTCTCCTCCTTCATTGACTTGAGTTCCAATAATTAGTTGCTTATCCACCAAGTTGATTTGTTCCTCCACCTCATCTGATTGTTCACAATCAAACTCAGGTATGTCCACTTTATCTTCCCCCCCTCTAATTCATCTTTTTCCTCACCCTCCATTTCTTTCACTTTGTTGTGCTTGAAGTTGCTGCTGTCTCCCTTGCTTTGTATATTCCTTTTGGGAGTTTCTTTAGTGTTATTGTCTTTCCCATCATCACTGTCCTAGGAGTCATCTAACTCTTTGTCCCTTCCCCTTCTTCTGTCCTTTCTACAATTGTCTTTTGGATCATCCAGTGACACAGCCTAAATGCCTTCAGGGTTCGAAGTGATTTTGTAACCCACTCTATTCAGGAATATCTCTGAAGTGCCACCAATTTTTGTTGGGTCTCTACACCAGACTTTAATTCTGACAACCTCGCTGTTTAAACTGATTGCATCCACTTCCAACGTATCTCCAATTAGGTAAGCTATCTTCTTCATAATACTTTCTGTCTTAGCCATCGGAGGAACTCCATAAGCTATCACCCACACCTCTTGCAGCTCAACAGAAGCTTCAATAGTCCTCTCTGTGTCTCTCAGATTCGCTCGAATATTTGATTCTTGAAAATCAAAGCCCTTCAACCTAGTGAGCTCCCTTCGAGTATCTTTGTTTGGAAATTCCAACATAAATTTCTTTTGCTCCACTTGCTTTATTTTCCAATCCCATGTTTGATATTTCTCAAAGAGGTACCTCATTTCCCTCACAATCTTTGCTTCAGAGCAAAATCCACTTTCAACTGTCAGCAACCCAACAAATGGTTTTTTTTGCTAACTCCTCTTCATGCACATCCAGATGAAGGCAATGAAATACCTGAAGGCAATGAAATACCTGACCCGGCATCCTGTAACCACAGAGTTTCATCAGATCTGGACAATTTGACAATATATGACCAAATTTCTTACAAGTGAAACAGAGAGATGGATTGGGACAATTAGCCTGGTGGTGTCCCCCTTTGCCACACTTGTAACACTTTCTCACTGGATCCTCATCTCTGAGATTTagagcttggtctctcttgattgGGCTTTACCACCTAGAGAGAAGATATCGAACGAGGTGAACCATGTAGGGAAGGCTCCCATGTTTAATGGCACAAATTACTCCACttagaaaattaaaatgtctactcacctTAAGGCTATGAGCTTCCATATTTTGAGTATTGTGGATGTAAGCTTTGCTATCACCGGCTCATCCCTGACGGAGATTGATCACCGCAACCTCCAACTCAATGCTCAAGCTATGAATGCATTGTTCAACTCTTTAAGTCAAGAAGAGTTCGATAGAATGAGCAACCTTGAGACGgcatatgagatttggaacaagttggTGGAGATTCATGAGGGCACAAGTGAATATAAGGATGCCAAGCTTCATTTCctcaagatccaatatgagacatTCTCCATGTTGCCTCATGAAAGTGTGAATGATATGTATGGGAGGCTCAATATCATTATAAATGATCTCAAAGGGCTTGGGGCAACCTACACTGATCTTGAGGTTGCCCAAAAGATACTTAGGGCTCTACCAGACAAGCATGAG
This genomic window from Oryza sativa Japonica Group chromosome 12, ASM3414082v1 contains:
- the LOC136354519 gene encoding uncharacterized protein, encoding MSFHILSIVDVSFAITGSSLTEIDHRNLQLNAQAMNALFNSLSQEEFDRMSNLETAYEIWNKLVEIHEGTSEYKDAKLHFLKIQYETFSMLPHESVNDMYGRLNIIINDLKGLGATYTDLEVAQKILRALPDKHETLVTILINSDMSRMTPTSLLGKINTNDMYKLKKKEMEEASPSKKCVALQAEVEDKSKSKVNEANDNLEEEIALLDRRFNDLLGRRKERGKGSNSSTRRNRRPNKTLSNLRCFECGEKGHFVSKCLSKDDDGDK